The stretch of DNA ccctgcccataggtccagttcctttacacaacgtgatgtaaagtaggcgaacaaaattaattctccatattggtacgcacGCACTTCTGCATGTAGCACCGAATTTTCTACAGATATACACGCAGTTATTAATTTCTAACCTGGAATTTGACTTCTTGATAATAAATCCGTTATTAACGCCTCAGCTGCGTTCAATTTCTCCGTCATCTCTTTCAGTGATGTTTCCTGCTTTTGTTTCAAATTGGTCAACTCTTTCCGCATTTCtgtaattgaaaatattcacGTAATATTCTTGTACAGgaatttctaatattattgaatttaaGATTGGATTTAATCgcattttgttaaaatcgccgattgttttcttCACGGGCTATTTGGGCCGTGAACACCTTCGCGTCGATATTCATTTTTCCAATATCACAAATTTCCATCAACATATGCATGTCTTATTTTGGTTCTTACACGGAATGGTGAATTTGTTGTGAAAAACCAGtcattatattataatcatcggcgacgagatgctaaagctAATAAAGTAGTAaatgattgaaaagcggcattgtAAACTACTAAAACAACTAAAACACAATAAGTTCTGTTTTAGGAGACCCGCTCCAAATAAAAATGCGGCATTTGAAGTAGcaatgttttgtatttttagtCCACGCAACAGCCTGTTACATTGAACACATTAATTAAGCAAGATATTTCAAATTCCCGTATCGGTCGTGGATTGAATACTTTGCGTAATTGCGAATTGTACTTTTTGGGATTGTTTCACACACCTTGAGTTTTTCTTTTAGCGGCGAcatcttgaaaataatctttAGTTGCAGTCAGAATAGCTCAAATCCCAAGGTAGTAAAATTCGAATCCAATCTATTCATAATCGGACATCTTATCGCGTGTTTTATTCTACAGATTGTCGAAGTATTTTATAGTTGGACTTTTATTTTACTGTAAATCGACGCAAAggcgagttacgttgaacacaatCAAATTAACatagcaagacattttaaatgttcGCATCGGCCacggattaaatattttatgcaacGGCAAAATCGTTATCCGCTCGACccgattgatttttttttaccgaaaatgaaaatataaactttaCTTGACAGGTATACTTATGCACTCACCTTGTTTAAATTTGGCCATTTCTGCCTCTAAGTCTTTACTCTGTCCAAGCTTCGATTTACAAGTTATAGGAAATTCATTTCTGTTCATATATCCTTCGATGTCAACTTCATTCAACCCTTTAGGAGTCGGATCGCACTGAGTAATCAAACAGCCTGGTTTAGCAGAACAATGAATGACGGTTTCATCGTCCTGACATATCACAGAAATGAAGAGAATGGagaaacaaataataaatctcagaaaaaatttcttcatttcatCCGATATTATATGAAGCCTCTTTTATTGAATCTGTATTGTGGTTCCAAGAAATAAAAcattacaattttttgatattttaaaacattttctcGCAACACCAAGCATCATGCACGTACAAACGCATCAGTACTCCTATCAGTGAGACCTATGAATATACGCTTACAGATTGCATTAAGACGATCACTATTTAATAACCTTTGGTAACACAATCTGAAATAGTGGATCTCGTACTTTCATGATCGGTGGCTCGCATTCTAAAGACACCCAACACTCTGGTCTTCCTTTGAAATTAAACACTGTATACTGTCTTCGGCGCTCCCGTAgaatgtgcaacaagatggcggatacctgaacatagtatgtgtaccaggttagggttaggccataattttattccaattttctttaattttgttctattacgagttcggaaacTATCCAAGTGACCACACCctcgtagtatttgtagctgaaattacggcctaatcctaacctgatacacatactacgttccggtgtccgccatcgtggttcacatactacgagagtaccttGTCTTCTTCTATCATATACGATCATGGTATATATTATTCTTATCACCATTCTCCGCCCTCCTTTCCCATTTGTTTGAGAGTACCAATAGGTTAGCTTTTGTGATAGGCTGCCGAATTAGACGGGTATTCGACAAAAGACCGTGTCGCATTACAATGATTACAATTAGTAATCATTCACAGGTAACCATGGTGGACTTTCGACTATTTTGGCCGCACTAATACAGAGTGGTACCTTAAAATTTGCCTTATGGGAAATGATATATGTTATTTCCTTGGTTGAATACAAACTGTAATTCCTGTACGAAGATATGGAAAATTGGTAGTTTTTATTTACTCATATCCTATAGTATAGGtacttatttttaatataagtctttcattattttagaatatagTCGATATAGCCAATTAATGCTCTATAATGCTCGTCTATTTTATACAGTCAACTTTACCTCTGGACATTGTGCACCATAGTAAATATGACAGACCTAATCCTCATGTCTTTGCCGAAATCACTGTACGTTACTCTATTTCTACAAACGAAATAAACCTGAATTTTGCTGAATTGCTGTTCTTGTTGGGGTATTGTTGTCGTGAAATGTCGCTTTTCTTCGTAAGTACTGGGCCAACCGACTtaagattttaaatttcacGACCTAGAGTTGACTTTCACTCGGCAATCAACATATCTCAATCTCAGTACGAAGCTACATCTTGCAATAGCCTGAAGgatatatttgaaagtttccTGTATCCGATTACATTAAACTTCGTGGTTAGATTAAAGTTATTTATAAAGGTTGAAGCCGGCTGTTCATAATGTAGAAAGGAATGgccaaatcataaaaaaaacatttgcgtCTGAAAAATCAAATTCTTATACTGTAAAGGCAATTAATCACGTGAAAAATGTATTTGCGACATTCCTCAATCGATTTTATTCGTAATCATACTAATGTATCATCCATAATTTCCCTTATTAGCCAACTATTTACTTCCGTGTTTAGCAAATTATTTTTCGTTTGTAACTTCGTTTTGGTTATTTAGCAATCTTATGCTTTGTATTGGGTAATCCACTCTCCAGTTGTGAATGCTTTTAAATCTTCTTTATACATATTAAATGTTGTAACTggtaaacatttattttatgatGTTTTAATTCAcgtaaattgaaattattagaACTCTTGTAAACATATGCCCAAAATTCAACTTGAGTAGTTCCAAAACTCCTTCAACTTTACTCGATAaccaaaatcaataaatatattttttaaaaggtAATGTTATAATTAgagctgggaatggttaaccggttaaccgatttcagatggttaacggttatgatttattttaaccgttaactgacatctcgggtacaaatcatctttataccgtacaatttcgttaaatatgattacgtcatctcaaatttatctcttgcggcgtttaatttaaaaaaatattactaactgtgtgggtaaggactcaatgaatgtaaaaaataatggaagtaccaagattgctgataatgaaaatttacaatgataaattcagaatcagtttttggtcgatttcgaaatatattgttcacgatttcattgcaaaatcggatattcaatgtcatacaacaagtgcgcaCTTGATCACGCTTTTCTTTATGAAATATATCTCGAAATAGAATTTGCAcatcaaacactgaaaatttgtcacataaatgacgtttaacaacggaatcgggttttcttaaatatttccacatgcccgaaccacgctgcctatctattgcagcagaggaatcatgaaactatctcaattcgtaaataattttgagcgataccgggataaaaACACGCGAAATTGCGTTATAACcaatgtgacgtaacaagctgaaattataattattacgtcaaacgtcacgcggcggttaaccggttaattttaatCGGTTAActttaaagtgttttccctgaaattcccagccctagttataATAGTAAATTCTATGATAATTCATCAAATGAGTAAGGAGCGATTGTCGCAGGAGCGATTGTGGTTGGGGTTGACTTTAATGGGCGAAGGTTCCTATCGCCGCTCCCTACAGTTTATAtagggatatatatatatataaagtgttGGTTAGGCTACTTTATTCTAGTTGAAATGATGACTGTATTTTGATTGGCTAATAAATCCCTTTTTCTCTCTCTTTTTCACACTCGTTTTCGTGAAGATTCGCCGTCGATAATTTTTTTGCTGAGGAGCATTGAGTTATCCGATTCAGTTATCATTTTCTGTCGTCGGGATTAGCTCACATTTTTGTTCGTCCGACCGGAcgattcaaataaaacatattcattcagaaaatttaggaataatagttttgaaattttacggTATAAATAGAAATACCACCCTCTTTTTGTCTCTTCAGAAGTCTCGCTTATTTCTGTATATTGTGTAACGGTAATTTCATGAATAGATCAAAATACCAGCAACTCGTATAATGAGGATCGCGAGATGGCAGTGATGAGTTGGAGTACAACAAAACATGACTGTTGCCACAAAATTAGCGTTTATCCATgggtatattttttaaaattagtaaGTTTTTAGGCATTTCGATAAATTTTACTTTCAACATATCTAATAATTATGCAAATTGTGTATTTATTATGTgtcaattaaaaatgaaatatttaagaaatcatTTGTATTGTGTTAGCTAACTTGTTAAATAATCCCCCTTCTTATATTACGATATCTTTGGAACTGTTATGTGTAATCCATCAAATATTTGTTGTAATTAATTAAGGTAAAAATCTATAGCGGCCTTTTTTTTCCTCATGATATCTGAATGTCTTGTCTTAAtagaaatttttcttttttttatggGTCGGTCGACGTAGTTGACCTTGCAGTCTTGCGGCCCCCTCCCGAATATATtctatgatttatttatttttacagttattgaaattttacatttttttgatacattgggaaaataaatcattttctcTCTCTCATTTCTGTTTTAGTGAAAATCTATCATCACTAAAAAATCGTCAGCAAGAGAACTCGATGACATCTGACTGGTGACGCAACGACTTGTTTCTCGTCTGGTACGGCAGTCGCTTCCTGACTTTCAGGAGAGGTGTTTATCGTTCGTCTAATTCCGCGACGTTGTTTGTaattctttatttattattatctaGTTTTAAAATAACTCTATTAAAATGTCAGAACCTTTGACACTCGAGCAAGACATTACAAGGGCGATTGAATTGATCGATAATTTACAAAGTCGAGGGCAGGTTCCATCGGATAAAATCCTAGCGTTGAAAGCCGTTTTGCAAAGTGACTTTTTACACGCTGTTCGTGAAGTCTATGAGCATGTTTATGAAACTGTGGACATTACCGGGAATCCTGAAATAGCTGCAAATGCCACTGCTAAGGCCACAGTTGCTGCTTTTGCAGCCAGCGAAGGACATGCCCACCCGAGAGTTGTAGAATTACCTAAAACAGAGGAAGGACTTGGATTTAATGTCATGGGAGGTAAAGAACAGAACTCTCCAATTTATATTTCTCGTATTATACCCAATGGGGTAGCAGATCGCCATGGTGGCTTAAAACGTGGCGATCAACTTTTATCAGTCAATGGAGAGTCCGTTGAAGACGAATGCCATGAGAAAGCGGTTGACCTTCTCAAAGCTGCCATCGGAAATGTTAAATTAGTTGTTCGATATACTCCTCATGTTCTAGAAGAGATGGAGCAACGATTCGAGCGACTTCGTCTATCCAGAAGGCAACAGCATACCTCAAACTCTGGCTAATTCCATTCAGTTAGTTGTCCAACATATTTTAAGCTGCTAATGTTTTTATTGATGTTTTCTTGATTTTGTTGACTTGATTTTCTATTTGATTATTTGTTATGATATTGTTGATGAGGGTATGGTCTATTTAGCTGTATTTTACAACTCAAAATGCAGAAATTGAAAGATTATGGTTATTCCAAATAGTGTTGCTTCTCGCATATAGAATATTCGAAAACTTgtgtattcaaaataaatttttctatttattgatATATGCTCAATTTTGCTCAGAaacttataaaatatatcaaaatattgaaatccaaaatattacattgaatttgaatttttcttcAAACTTTGTTAGACTGaatatgtttgaaaatttttgatttgatttgatATAATCTACATTGGTACGATTTGGACTGCTTGGACCACATCAATATGGTATGATTGAAAGAAATTGTGATGAATTTCTAATGCTCTGAAGCTAgttattattttcttgaatAGCGTTTAGTTAGATCGTACCAAAGAATTCATACCCACTGAAATTCAGAATTTGCTGAGTAAAACTATTGATCAACTAATAGGGGTAAAGTCAACTTTTAATAAATGCACCAATGCCTTTGTTACTTAAGTATAAGTACCTACCGGTAAGTAACAACTGCATTGGTTCATTTAGTATCAATTGTCAATGGGGGAAACAGTTTTAAATAATCCTATTCATATTGAGAAATCATACTTCATTGATTACCAAGGAAGGAAGGTATGGTTTACCCATTTAGACACTTTATTTATGCTTTTTTTATTCTCTGCACATTGCgagaaatttacaaaaatataaaggTGTGTAGTGAGAAGATCTGACCATAAATCAAATTCCTTTATGAAACGATCTATGTCACAAAGTGCtgcttttatattattttatgcatTTATGTTGCCTGTTggacaaatcattccaaattACAAGGGATCAATAACATCAGACAAGCTACTAATCATGTTTAATTCATAGTGTTAAcctttttgtttaatatttcattttttacctGTATGGAAATCCATTAATAATGGCAGAATATTCTAACCTTGAGCATACAATATTGATGCCGCTAGTCAAAATTCTTGCTCCTCTGGTCAGAGTGACTTCAATTTGTTTGTATATCAGAGCAATCTGTAGTACTGACTTCATATTTACTAACCTCAAACACTTCTTGTGAAATTTTGACGCtcaagaaaaatatttcaaacaactGTGCGACCCAATCAAGTTTATACTATTTTCATTTGTCTAATTCTTCTACCAAGTAAATTTCGAACAAACATTTTATCGTGGCATTCTTGATAATGTCCTTGGCCTTTCTTACAAGAGTTGTAGCTATTTTCTTGTGGCAATTACATCCACAGTTACAAGTGCAAACTTGGCCAATTATGTCCTTTTTAGCTCTTAGTTttctataaaaaatttactaGGTGCTTTCTTGACTTCATTTCTATATCGTAGGTGCGATTACTCAATTATAccaattttacattttaaaatatttagaaatatttttttttcctgtttttttttgtctatCAACTAATGTTTTTGAGCCTGCTGTTTAggtatgaaattcaaaatttctaaatttcatGATTTCGTCCCAGCGGAAAAATGCTACTCAGATTCACATAATGATGCCTAGAAGTTCGTTCTTTCATATGTTCAAATACACATACAAGTGCTGTGCCATGCCAAGGCTAGTTTTTTAATAAGGacaatattcaacaaaatactaacttgaaagttttttttgcaatttcatagaataattattgatgaatgtctaaaatcaaagtttcaataatttcaattaatattgtttcatgtttttgttttagataaaaaaaaataatcttatCTTTGTTGGAAGATAATTTAATGCTGGGTGATTATCGTTGTGAAATGCAGATCGACCTCTCGTCAATTCAGCGTcatgaaaaagaaaagaaaaaggaaaagtTCGGGTCTAACAGCGCACCCCAGCCTCGGCAGTGCTCCTGACGTCCCTAATAAAGAGAACTATACCACAGCGTCGTTCGCTGATGAGCTATTCGGAGCCGATAAGCTTGACCCTGataattttagtttaaaatCATTTGAGATTAAAGTAACCGAGAATATGACTGTTAAATGGGATACTGTTATCTTCAACCGTCAAATGTTTGTCTTAGTTCCGACCACTCTGTCACAAAGTGGCAGTAGAGATAGCTTCGTTGCACTGCTTGAAATCGCAGAAGAAGAATTGGATTGCGAAGCTGTTATATGTTGTGTTCAGAATATAAGCTCAGAAAAGTCAACTCAAATACGTACTTTCATGTACATGGGATTTCAGGCTATTCCGTCCACGAGCCCTCTGCTTTCTATTTTGTCTCCTGGGTCGAAGAAATACTTTTTTCTCGGTAACGAACTTTGAATCAAAACATTTAAACTTGATACATCTGattgtataatatatttgtggtgaattaaattaatcattttaCTTCAAAATTTTACTCATCGGTGGTTTGAC from Styela clava chromosome 14, kaStyClav1.hap1.2, whole genome shotgun sequence encodes:
- the LOC120340364 gene encoding ornithine decarboxylase antizyme-like, which produces MKKKRKRKSSGLTAHPSLGSAPDVPNKENYTTASFADELFGADKLDPDNFSLKSFEIKVTENMTVKWDTVIFNRQMFVLVPTTLSQSGSRDSFVALLEIAEEELDCEAVICCVQNISSEKSTQIRTFMYMGFQAIPSTSPLLSILSPGSKKYFFLGNEL
- the LOC120341459 gene encoding protein lin-7 homolog C-like — encoded protein: MSEPLTLEQDITRAIELIDNLQSRGQVPSDKILALKAVLQSDFLHAVREVYEHVYETVDITGNPEIAANATAKATVAAFAASEGHAHPRVVELPKTEEGLGFNVMGGKEQNSPIYISRIIPNGVADRHGGLKRGDQLLSVNGESVEDECHEKAVDLLKAAIGNVKLVVRYTPHVLEEMEQRFERLRLSRRQQHTSNSG